One window of the Thermodesulfobacteriota bacterium genome contains the following:
- a CDS encoding glycosyltransferase family 2 protein: MQSKKKVDKTGNRLLSVVVPAYNEAEVLPEFHERISKVLNSMAMDAEILYVNDGSTDDTLKIMHDLQQSDQRVSILDLSRNFGKEAAMTAGLDHASGDAVVLIDADLQHPPELIPELVKHWIDGYDVVYTTNVDRFGETVVKKFITHSFYRLVKTFGRVDIPMNAGDYRLLSRRALDSLTQLREQHRYMKGLFAWIGYPQKDVPYQPDPRFAGNTKWGYLDLWYLALEAITSFTVTPLKIATYFGLVSAFISFIYGAITIYQKLVYGNPVAGYPSLLVAVLFLGGIQLLTIGIIGEYLGRIFNETKQRPLYFLKGYEPSSSRKIRS, encoded by the coding sequence ATGCAGTCCAAAAAAAAAGTTGATAAAACCGGAAATCGGTTACTATCAGTTGTTGTTCCTGCCTATAATGAGGCAGAAGTGTTACCTGAGTTTCATGAACGAATTTCAAAAGTCTTAAATAGTATGGCCATGGATGCTGAGATTCTATACGTCAATGATGGTAGCACTGATGATACATTGAAGATTATGCATGACTTGCAACAGTCCGATCAGAGGGTTTCTATTCTGGACTTGAGCAGGAACTTTGGTAAAGAGGCCGCAATGACTGCGGGTCTTGACCATGCCAGTGGTGACGCCGTGGTCCTAATTGATGCCGATTTGCAACACCCACCTGAGCTTATTCCGGAATTGGTGAAGCATTGGATCGATGGCTATGATGTAGTTTACACAACCAATGTTGATAGGTTTGGTGAAACCGTAGTTAAAAAATTCATAACTCATTCGTTCTATCGCCTAGTAAAGACGTTTGGGCGTGTAGATATACCGATGAACGCCGGCGACTATCGTTTACTCAGCCGTCGTGCCCTTGACTCTCTAACACAACTTAGGGAGCAGCACCGATATATGAAGGGTTTATTTGCATGGATCGGCTATCCCCAAAAAGATGTTCCATATCAGCCGGATCCTCGATTTGCCGGAAATACAAAGTGGGGTTATTTGGATCTTTGGTATCTTGCTTTAGAGGCCATTACTTCATTTACTGTAACACCTCTTAAAATCGCTACCTATTTTGGTTTAGTGTCAGCTTTTATTTCTTTTATATATGGTGCGATTACTATTTACCAGAAGCTGGTCTATGGGAACCCTGTAGCAGGTTATCCTTCGCTACTGGTAGCTGTACTATTCCTTGGAGGTATTCAGCTCTTGACCATAGGTATCATTGGAGAATATCTTGGTCGAATTTTCAATGAGACAAAGCAAAGGCCTCTCTATTTTTTGAAAGGTTACGAACCCTCGTCCTCTCGGAAAATTCGGTCTTGA